The sequence TAAAGCCGCCGTTCAATATATCCTAGGCCATTTATGACCATTGCTTTAACAATATCGCCATGTGTCAAGTGATGTGGACCTGTTTTTGGAATGAAATTATCAATTATCTGACCAATATTCAGTTCATCATAACTACCAGCAACAAGTCCAAGATGACCGATTGTCCGATCTGAATCTGATACGAAGATATCATCGAAATCCATCGTTTATCCATAGAGATCGATCAGGAAGTATTTATAGTTAAGCTTTTATGATTAATTGAATTTTATAAAAGGATATGCGGAATGTGGGAATATTATTAAAATTTTTATTTGGCATACCTTTTGTCATAGTTGAACATTCAGCTACTAGATTAAATCCTCCGAGTGGAGTAAAAGAAACAATAAAAACTCGCCTGACATTAAAATTTGCAGGAATTGTCTTACCTGTTTCAACAATTCTTAAGAATGCATTAGAATCAGTTCAATCAGCGAATTATCAAATAATTGGTAATGTTGTAGATACTACTTTCTTTGTACCAAAAAAAGATGAAAAACATAACCTTAAAAAACGAATTTTACATGTTTCTCTTCTTAATGACCGATATAAAAATGTCAGCGGTATAATTCGAGCGGTTGGATATTTAAGAAAAATTCGATCAGATTTCGAATTACATATTGTTGGAGACGGATTAGATAAAGAACCATTAATGGAGTTAGCACATCATATTCAAGGCCAGGATGAATATATTTTTTCCATGGTCTTTTATTGAATGATTTATTACTGTCAGAATTCCAAAAAGCAGATCTATTTGTCTTAAATAGCAATTTAGAGACATTTGGTTGTGTTGTTATCGAAGCAATATCGTGTGGTTGTCCTGTAATTTCCACTCGCTGTGGTGGTCCTGAAGACATTATTACAGAAGAAAATGGGATTTTAGTAGATGTTGGGAATGATGATCAATTATGTAATGCGATGAATTATTGTTTAGACAATCTGTCTTCCTACGAACCACAGAAAATGCATGAATATGTAAATAAAAAGTATGGGTTTGATAGTATAGGGGTGCAATTTCGAGATGTATATAATGAAGCTTTACAGACAAAAACCTGATCTTTTATTTTCATCCACATTGTCATAATAAGCTCTCTTTTTGGTATTTAACAAAAAAATGTATAATTATCGAATAATCTCTTTATAATCAGTGGACGGTTAAGCCTGGAGGAAAGAAGAATAGATAGATATTGTTTATTCCTTCTATTCATATTTTGATTAAATCGATATCTTGCCGAAATGTTTTTTCAGATATTATAATTATTGACTTATCAGTGATTATAAAGGGTTAAACATTAAATGATATTATGATAGAAAATTTTCAATTAATAAAATTCTGATTTTTCAGAAAAAATCTCACGTGAGTGCATAATAGAATTTATCTGATGATCAATATTTTAAGAATTGCATAAATTTGAAAATCTTAAGAAAACAAATAACTTGGTGAAAAACTTGGATCCTCTAGTCTCTATGGTTATGCCTGTATATAATGGAGAAAAATTTGTAGTGGAAACAATAAATAGTATTTTAAATCAAAGTTATTCAAATTTTGAGTTTATTATTGTTGACGATGGGTCAACTGACTCAACCTATGCTCTTATTTCATCTATTTCTGATTCACGAATAAAGATTATTAAAAATGAAGAAAATAAAGGCATTGCATATTCTTTCAATGTAGGTATAGCAAATTCAAAAGGAAAATATATCGCTCATATTGGAGCAGATGATCTTGCTCATAATGATCGATTTAAATACCAAGTTGACTTTTTAGAGAACAACCCAATGGTCGGGATATGTGGGACCCAGGCGACTTTTTTTGGAATAAAAAAAGGAGTTTCGAATATGCCATTAACTCATGATGAAATAGCTTCTTCAATAATTTTTCGATCCCCAATGATCCATGCAACAATAATGGGTAGATCTGAAATATTTCGAGAAAACCAATACTTTTCAACACCCACAGGCGAAGACTGGAATTTATGGTACCGCTTAATTCCCAAAACAAAATTTGCAAATCTTAAGCAAAATCTTGGATCAATCAGGTACCATTACGAATCCACGACACAAAAAAATTTGTCAAAAGGTCTGATTGTTGAAAGAGAATGGAGAAAAAAAATGTTATCTGATTTAGGAATTAAATTAAAAAACAATCATGAAACGATTTTTATTGAATGCTTTTCTAAATGTAATTTTCATAGATATTACATCTTCCCCTTCTTTTCATTAACATATATAGCCATAATTTTAATACAAGGTAATTTCATGAAAAAAATATATCCAAAAAGGGGATTTGCAATTACGATGATGAAAAGACTTGGACGTTGCTTAATAGAATGGGTCAGATATATTGGAGGATTTTTTAAAAAAGGATTATCCCATGTTGATAGCGTTTGATTCCCTCAAACAGATAAAAATCTGTAAAAATCCATCTTAATTTGAGGGATAATCAGAATTAAAATATTCATTTTTTTCAGATAGTTGAATACTTCGATACATTTTCCAATATTTTCCTTCTATTTCCAACAATTCATCATGGCTTCCTTCTTCTACTATCTTCCCCTTCTCAATTACAATAATTTTATCGGCGTTTCTTATTGTTGTCAATCGATGAGCAATCACAAGAGTCGTACACTCTTTCGAAACCTGATCAATTGCTTCCTGAACTGCTGCTTCAGAAATATTATCCAGTGCACTTGTTGCCTCATCAAGAATTAACAAATCTGGTCTTCTGATCATAGCCCGGGCTATTACTATCCGCTGTTTCTCCCCACCAGATAAGGTAACTCCCTGGTCCCCAACAATTGTATCGAATCCATCCGGAAAATTCATAATAAATTCATGAGCATGAGCAAGTTTTGAGGCTTCAATTAATTCCGTTTCAGAATAATCATGCCCAAAAAAAATATTCTCTCGAATTGTAGCATTAAATATAAAAGGATCCTGACTTACATATCCAATAATGTCCCGGTAAGAATTGATGTCATACTCTTTTAGATCTCTCCCGTTTAATATGATTTTTCCAGATGAGGGATCGTAGAGCCTCAACATCAGGTTAACGATTGTTGATTTTCCTGATCCTGAAGAACCCACAAGAGCTGTCATTTCTCCTCTTCGTATTTGGATAGATACATCTGTGAGAATTTTTGCATGACCATAGGAGAAATTTACATTTTCAAAAACAATATCTGATTCTATTTCGTTACATGTGATACTTCCATTTAATATTTTTTGATATCTTTCTTCTTGAAGGGTACCATACACTTTCATTAGGTGGGGGAGATAGTTTTTCAGCTCAAGTTTATACGTCCCCATATTCATCGCTTTTGGAAGAATTTTCATCATTCCTGCGGCAAAAGTTCCAAGGACCGGAATAACTAATATAAAATTGTCTGCATAAAACATGTACAGCAATAATACAATTACGCCAATTGTTATGTAGAAAAGAGAGTTGATAGCAATAATCGGGATCCTCTGAATAAACATGAATTCTGCAAAACGATCCCAATATACTTTCAAAGCATGAATATATTGTTCCTTCCAGTGTTCTGATGCATGAGTTGCCTTTATTGGTTTAATACCCGAAATATATTCATTGATTACTTTATTTTCGGATTGACCAGATGCAATCTGAAGATTTCCTAACTTTTCTGAAATATTCTTCCCGATAGAATTGATAATCAGATAAAAAATACCACCCCCAATTATCACAAGTAAAAGACCTCCGGGAGAAATAACAAAAAGCATTACGATTACAATGAAAGATGTCATTAAATCTGCACAGAGAGAAAGTAATCGATCGTATGAGTTTTGAACATAAAGGGGACTCTGGTTAAACAGGTTTATCAAATCACCCTGTTTCGAATCAACAAAAAATTTATAATCATTTGATTCTATTTTTGAAAAAATCGCCGTTTTCGTTTTAATAATAATTTCTCGTTGGAATATGAATGCTATTTTCCAATATCCAAGTTGAAGGCATAGAGAAGTAGCCGTTAATATGACAAATAGTAATCCAATATGGACGAAAGTTGATCCAATGGGAATGAGAGAACTCACACTCTCAATAATGCTATATAATGGTATTTTATCGGCCTGGATATTAAATCCTTCAGAAATCATCGGATAAAAGAGTGCAATACTTGCTGCATCTATTATTCCAATTATTACTGCAATTGTAAATAGAAAAATAAGATAATATTCATATCCCTGGACAAAAAAATGCAATTGGTGAATATATTCTTTTAATGTAACCATTGCTAAGAGTACCTATTATTTGTTAAGCAAAGTAAGTTGTGGAGAGATGATTTATTTTCTGTTTATTAATTGGTATCATCTCCCTGTCATCATTGAATTAATTAATATATTTTAACTTTGGGTACACTTATTGTCAGGTATTCGTCACGATATAAAACACTCGAAATCTCCGATATTTCTTATTTTAAGGCTGATTTGTACATTTGGATATATGGGAAATCTCTCTCCTATAAATCTAATTGCATAATTCTTATTTTTACCTAAAACTCATTTTAACCTCACTTCTCAAGGCCTGCTATTCTCACGATAATAGATCCATATAATATCATGGCCTGAAAAAGATAGTGGCATAGAACCCCTTTATAAAAACATGAATCAAACTCCTTTTTAAATTGCATACTGTCTCTCTTTTTAACAAAAAGTTTCAAAATGTCTTTTATTTTGAAAATAAATGTAAAATTTGGCCCGAAAAATATGGATTATATTACAATCTCTAACTCAACCCTTGAAGGGAATAATAATATGTGACTACAATTAAGTCATTTTGGAAGAAAAACGGTATCCTTCTTTAAAAAATAATCAAATATTATATCACGGCGCTAAATACCTTCTAATTGGTGTATAATTTTCTTGAAGTAAGTAGTAGTCACTGGATTCCAAACATGGTAGAAAGTATTACTGACCCTCTTTTGGATTAGAGGGAGTTATAAATTTTTATTTTCAGTTGAAAAGAAGGCCAATAATAAAATTTCTAGAGAGGCAATTATTTCCATCCAACTCTCATATGAAAGCCTGAACAGTGACCATTTCTTCACTACATTTTTGATTACCGGGCGTATATGAAACAAAATGGGTTCTCTCATGGCTCTTGAAGCGTCCCTAGATAAACCGGCAGATTTATATGGTGATATTCTATGTCCTTTTCAGGAGTATACCAATGAAGTTGAAAATCTTTCTGGTCGTGGTGCTTGGTATGATCATGATAATGGCAGGAGTGTCTGCCATGAATGAGATGAATGAATCAGAATCCGTTACCGGTTCTGAAGAAAACGCTTATCAGAATATATCTCTTTTCACAGAAGAAGCAAAAGATGCATTCAGTCCGATTGATGATAAAATCATGATGGTGGCAGAGGGAGCATATGATTACTTAGTTTCAGGAGACGGTGAGAGCAAACAGGTATTCTTTGATACGTATGCATCGCTTGAAGGGGACATGGCAGCATTTGAAGAGAAAGCCGATCTGAAATCTGAAGGCGCTGGTGAGTTCAAGGCTAGCTATGATGAATTAACCGGGGCGGTCATTACCATGGAAACGCTCGCGGAGAAGGTGTTTGACTCATATGAGATGAATGAGACGATCGATTCCAGAGATTTCGATGCTTTTGAGGCCGAAGTGGAACGGGCAATGACAGCTCAGGAGGCAGCATGGGATCTTGGATTCGACTCTGGGACGGGACTGATGAAACCAGGAACATACAGGGTTTTCCTTGCCGAATCACTCCATAAAGCAATCAAGGAATCCTATGCGTACCTGGTTTTGGGATCTGTGTCCGAGAAGGAAGAAGTTTTTGCTGCTTTTTCTGACTTTAATGAGACTGTTGCTGCAGCAGAAGAGCAGTACCCGGATGAATCCTTTGATGATCTAAAGAAGATCAAATCAGATCTCATGCAAAGTGTAGAGAGGATCTTTGCCACCTATGAGGTAAAGGGTGTAGTCGATGTTGATGAATTTGCAGATCTTAAGAGCCTTGTTGAATCATTCTATAGAATTACCTAATCGTGCAAACAACCAGAGAAGCAGGTTCCGGAAAAATTGAGGGGTATATGGTGCTCTTTCTTAATCATCCGGCGACTGCAATTCTTTAATTGATTCTTTTTTACATGGATCCGGGTCAGAAAGAATCTGTGGGTAATGCGTAGTTGCCGGAATTTTCAATGAAATTAACGGATTATATTTTGTTGATACCGTACATAACCGAGGATTTCCTCTGAATGATGACCCGGACTAGGTCTGCTCCAACTTCGATCATCAACGATTGTTCTATTCCGACGACTGCCTGAAAAGAGGCTTATTTATACCTTTATCAGGAAGATCTCTCTAGGTTTTTATTTTTTTACCGGATTTATCTGGTAGATGGTATTTGTGGGATCCTCAATTATCAAACAGTTTTGAATGGAGAATTTTTCTTATCTGATGATTTTTAATCTCTTCTTTTTATCGGGGCTTGTTCTCAACTCTTAAATACTTTCTTTGTGGGGTGTTTCTCGTTATTTCAAATCATGCCATCCGTAGATTTTTCATAATCATGTGCTATCTTCAGTTGACATTTCAATTATCATCTCCCCCTTCCCTTTGTTTGCAACATCCCCGTGGTATATCATCATACCCTCCTTCTCCTCTATCTTCTCAAATGATGGGAGCATATTATATACCCTTCCCCGGATTACTAACGTCCCTTTTGCCATATTCGCTCCGGGAATCCAGACATCTCCATCAATTATTAACGAGCCTCCCCGCATTTCGGCCCCGGCAAACATTCCTGCATTTCCATGCACATGAATCTCTCCTCCGGTCAGGTATTCTCCAAGATAGTCTCCAGCGTTTCCAAACACTTCTATCTTACCACCTCGCATACCTCTTTTTTCACCACGGTACCCGGATCCACAATAATCGCCGGCATTCCCATGACATACTATTGATCCGGCCCGCATCTCACGGCCAAGCCAGCCATCAGCATTCCCGTGAATCGCAATATTTCCACCTCGCATGAAATTACCGCAATGCATTCCGATATCACCTTCGATGGTGATCGTTCCGGAGGACATATACTCACCAACCCTTTTAACCCGGCTTGTATCTCCCCTTAAGACTACAACGATATTCTCCGGGGAGTTGACGTTCCCTTCCTTTCTGACAGTAAAAATATCTTCAAGACGGCGTTTTTTGTTACCTTCCCATACAAAAAGCTCCCGATTACCAATAAAATTCATTGGAATGATCATTTCAGCCTCTATGGGTATGAATGGCTTTGCCCTTGATTTCATGGTAAGGGTGACCTGCATCATTTGTCAACACCCGTCTTTATCGCGACACCCCGTTTGACATATTCATCCTGCACTAAGTAATTCTCAAGATCCACCGAGTAAAACCGTGAAAATTTTTCAACAAACCGGGGACTTTTCATGATATCCATGTCGTCAGGCAAATCAGAATGTACCCAGAATGTTCGATTTGCAACACCCCGAATAACCTCTCCATCCTTACTTACTACAATCCCGTCTTTTAATGTATACAAAGTCTGCTGAAATGCTCCAATAACCTCTTCATATTGTAGGGAAGGATCTGTTTGATCTGGTTTTAATGGATAAATTGCAATATCTGCAAGAGATCCTTCTCTGAAGTGCCCCTTTCCCTGCTCGATAAGACCAAGAGCTTTTGCCTGTCCTGAACGAGTCATTACCGCGATATCTTCATAGCTCAGCTCGCGATCGATGGTTCCGAGTGATGTTCGTTCAGTTGTCAGTTTATGAACCTGTCCAAGTTCTTTTTCCCGATATTTATTGGACATCAAAAGGCCAATTATCTCCGGATATTTAACAAATGGGGCCCCATTTGGATTATCTGTCGTGAGCATACACTGCCAGGGGTTTTTGATAAGAAGGGCAAGTTCAAGACCAATTGCCCACATGATACTGTTCACTAAACTCTTTCGGCTATAATAAACGGGAATAACTCCTGACCCGGTCTCAAGCTCAACATCATGATTGCTCCATTTGTTACGATGGAGGGTATAGAGCCGGAATTCCATCGGACCGTCGGCTGTCATCGTCATCGTGCGGCCAAACATGACCTGGCCCATATCAATAACAACCTGTGGTTTGATATTTACTGATCCAGCGATCTTTTCAGCTTCAGAACGAATGTCTCCCCAAGTATTCCCCCCATAGGAATGGAACTGAACATGGGTGAGATACAATGTCTGTCGGTCCGAATTCAGGTCAGATGGAATGTCAAGGGTCTGTAGTGTCGTTCGATAATTTCCCGGCATCCCAAGGTTATTGCAGTGGAGGTGAACCGAGTGGGGAAGGTGCAGGTATTCGCAGGCTTTTATCGTGACATCAATGATCTGTCTGGGGGTAATATCCCAGTTTGGAACCACCTCATCAATTCCTGAAAGATCATCACCAAATCCCCAAGCTTCAGTTCCTCCCGGATTCGTTAATTTAATACCAAAACCCTTGACTGCAGAAAGTGTCCATCCGATAACAGCCGCCGCTTGTCTGATATCATTGTCACCCACTGCTTCAAAAAGACTCCAATTTCCATCAAAAAGAGTATTTGCAAGCATATCCTGCATGGGAGTTGCAGCAAACTCCTCATGGGTGTGGCGGGCTTCCATAGGTGCCATTGCCCCTTCAAGGAGCGTTGTGTACCCCATTTTGCTGTACCGGTAACTGTTCCCATACGTAGTCGGTACAGTATATCCTGATGTAGGATACATAGGCCCACGTCGTGGAGTTCTTCCGGCCCTCATATCTTCAGGGCTCATATATCTGCCAAAATTCACTTTTGTTCCACAAACATGGGTATGTGAATCAATTCCACCCGGAAGAGTGAGATTTTTTCCAGCGTCAATGACCTGACTGGTTCCAGAGACTTTGTCGACAATCCGGCCATCACGGATGGGAATATCCATAATATCCCCATGGATTCCCTGAAGAGGATCAATAACAAAGGCATTTTTTATCAGGAGCTCACGCATTTCCTTTCAACTCCTTAATTCTGCTATATATCTGTTCTAATAGGGAGGTATCGGTTGGATAGCCGTTGTCAAGGAATTTCCGGGTTCTGATTGGAATGCCATCCATACGGTATGCTGTTCCTTCTGCATCAATGCCATTGACTGCTGATGGTATCTGGAGGGTACAAAGGTGGGTTGTTGCACTTGGATATGGATCAAAGAGAATGGTGGGTATCTTTGCAAGATGTTCTGAACACACACGAGGAAAATGAGCACCAGGATCACTTGCCATAATCAGGGCTGCATCAGCTTCTCCACGAGCCAGGATATCCACCGCGGTTGTCTCACCAGGATTATAAAATGCGATTCCTCGTGAATAATCTACAGCAAATGGATACCCACTTATCCAGGTGAAGACTTCGTTTGATCCGTATACATTTGAATGTCCTCGCATCGGGGATATGGTCCATTTCGTATGACGATTTAATTCATCAACAAATTCGATTGCATTCCGAATATTTTTGTATTTACCCCCGGTCATCGTAACACCGACCCCAAAGAAAAGGGCCCCAAATTTTGCTTGTTTACAGATATCTGCAACCCTGATAAGCTGACTTTTTGGAACCCCTGCAACCATATCCGGGATAATGTCTGCTCTTCCCCTGATTATTGTTCGAAGAGCTGAAAGGACGTGATAATCACCACCCTGTTCTAACTGGACATACTCAGTTGCGATCTCTGCGGTTGCAGTTTTCCTGACATCAACTACGATAACCTTACGTTCACGAAATGCGTTATGAAAAAAATATGCATCTGCGTAATTTGTATACCTGCTTAGATGCCTCGGGTGGGCCTCGATTGGATTGGAACCCCAATAAATTATGGTATCCGCCCGGTTCTTTACCTGTCCGAGTGTGCATCCCGGATGACCTACTTCTTGAATCGCCAGAATAGAGGGTCCATGACACACTGATGTTGTACTATCAACGACACCTCCGATAAGTTCCGCCAGATGAGCACCGATTGCCTGAGTTTCTGTCACACATCCGGACCATCCATACAGAAGGGGGCGATCTGCTTCTGATAGTATTTGTACAGCGTAATCGATTGCTTCTTCATAGGAGACATCTATCCATTGATCCCCTTTTCGCATAATCGGCCCTTTTAGGCGGTTTCCTGCATCATCTAAAAATTTGTGGGCACCTAATGTACAGGCATTCTCAACGCCGGATATTTTTCTGTCGGTCAATTCTATGAGAATATCATCACAAAGACAACCACAATACGGGCAGACAACATGTCTTATATTATCTACCATATGGGACACCACCCAGTTTTCGCATTAGTTCACCAACACTTGGAATTTTGTCCCCGGTCCCCTCTATCTCTCCTTCTGCCTCTTTAAAATCAGGCATCCCTGTGCTATGAGTGGTTCCTCCGACAAGGTAATTTGCATATGGTCCGAGTGGTAGAAATCCGGTTCCTCTTTTTATAGTTTCATCAGAAATGGCCCGGAGTACAACTGATCCATCTGATACCGTAACCATGACCCGTTCACCATCATCGACCCCCATCTCCATCATATCAACAGGATTGAGTCGTATTGTGGATGCCTCCCGGTAATATTCTGATGAATTTTTCTGATCTACGTGAGAACCCTGCACAACAGTTCTGCCAGTATTTATTCGGATTTTCATGACTCCTCCTCAATCTGGAGAGGTTCAAGAACCCGTGCTACGAGAATTGATCGGGTAGGGCATTGCTCTTCACAGGTCTTGCATCCGGTACATTTGTCCTCATGAAACACCGTGTTGATCCCTTTGTATACCCTCATAATGACCTCATCTGAGGTGCTTGTCCCTTTGGCGGCAAGTTGGGGATCTATCTCTTTGTTGACCGGGCAAGCAACTGTGCAACTTCCACAACCCATGCAGGTAACCGGATTTACCGTGATGTGGAACTGGAACTGCATGTATGTGCCATCCTGAGCATTTTTTGTATGAACCCGTCCAGCATCAAGAACCAGTTCCGGGCAAATCTCAACACACAGGCCACACCTGATGCAATGCCCAAGGTGTATCACTGGTTTCCATTCTCCAGGCTTCTCAGTTCTGACAATTTCTATTGCTCCAGGAGCCGGGCACACCATCATACATTGAAAACAATGCGTACACTCTCTTCCAGTCAGATGGGGAAATTCCCTGAAATGGGGTGGAGTTGTCAGAGGGGCGGTTTTCGCGAGGAAAAATGTTTTAATCCACTCCGGCCTGGCCATATGTTGAATATATGATAGGATGGATCTCATGGGTTACCTCTCAGTACAGGCAATACACGGGTCAGAGCTGATATATGCCGCAGTGACATCTGCAACCGATGTTACACCCGGAATCATGTATCGTGCACATGCTTCGATGTTCATAATAGACGGGGTCTGGATAGATATCTCCTGGATTCTTCCATGGGTGTCTGATTTTACCCGGTAGGTTAGTTCTCCCCGGGGTGCTTCACCCTGATGAGTGGTCTCTCCTCTTCCAATAGTACCTCCTCCCCGTATTTTTCCCTCTGGCAGGGTACGGATAACTGATCTAATCAGATCCACACTCTGTAATATTTCCTGGAAACGAAGCATAACCCTGGCATAGTTATCCCCTTCAGTCCGTACGAGAGGCGAGAAGTTCAGTCTCTGGTATGTCGGATGATCTGACCTGCAGTCGGTTGTAATACCACAGGCCCGTGCAGTGGGCCCGACTGCGTGGATGAGCTCTGCCTGCTCCCGTGTCATCACTCCGATTCCCTTACTTCGAAGTCCGATAAGCGGTCCGGATTCAAACATATTCATGTACCGGCGGGTTTCACGCTCAACATCATCCATGGCGTTCATAATCCGCGTAAGGTCTTCACTATCAGGGTCAAACCGTACTCCTCCCGGAATGATATATGCACAGGTAACCCTGGCACCGGTAAGATATTCGAGCATGTCCATGACCGTTTCACGGATATTGAGGAGATACATCCCGATGGTCTCATGTTCGATGGTATAACAGTACGAGAAGTTTGCAATGAGGTGACTTTGCATCCGGTCTAGCTCATTTGCCAACACCCGGAGGTATGCTGCCCGATCTGGAACCATGACTCCTGATATCTTCTCCATCGTCTCGATAAACACAAAGTTATGGATGACTGAACAGATTCCACACACCCGTTCAGCAAGGAACATGACTTCCTGCCAGGGTCTGCCGACCATTATCCGTTCTATTCCTTTCTTCATGTATCCAAGCTCTACTTCTGCTGCAAGGATCTGTTCGCCGAATGTCTCACACTTTATCCGGCATGGTTCCTTGAAGATGGGATGTACTGGTCCGAGCGGAATTGATACATCAACTGTTTTTCTCATCTCCGGATCTCCCAGTCTTTGAAAATCAGAGGAGCTACTGATAGGATTGCCTGAATGATCTCTGTAGGTCGTGGAGGACAGCCGGGAACCTCTGCAGCAATCGGGATATAACTCTTAGCAGGAGCTTTTGTGAGTGTCTGTGGCCTTGAAAAGACACATCCCGATATCGGGCAGTTTCCAATGGACACCGCTACCTTGGGTTCAGGGATTTTATCCCATACCATTTTCAATTTGTCTTCCCACTGGGGCGTCACACCTCCGATAACCAGAAGTACATCCGCTTCACGGGGATTATTATGGACATAGATACCGTATTGTTCAAGATCATAACGGGGAGACAGACATGCCAGGACTTCGATATCACACCCATTACAAGAACCAGTATCTACATAACAGACATGAATGGATCGTTGTCTGACAGCATTTTTTACTGACTGAAGCAATGTCATGATGAAATCTCCCCAAATAGTAATCTTCGAAGGATTACCCGAACGTTTTCAGGATCATCGGGGTTATCTGTGACTTCCCTGAGTGATTTGTCCAAATCCGCCTGGGATATAACGGGGATAAATCTGGTAAAAAGATCATACCCGATTTCTCGTCTGACACCTTCATTTCGATCTACCTGATTCATCCAGCTGTCAAATCTTGCTCCAAGAGATTCAAGCATCATCATATCAAGGTTTTCTATAAGGAGCCGTCGCATCTTCATAGGAGGGATTTCAAGCAGATCTGCACAGGCTGTGATCACTTTTTTATGATATGGACTTTTGAGAATAGCATATTTCATCTCATACAGGTCACGTTCGTATACTTCTGTCATACCAGTCCTCCGGATTTTAAAATCGCGTACAGCCCGAAAAGGAGAATACATATCCATATTGCGATCATTTCACCCGTATGAAGCATGTGATCTTCCTTTGTATATGGGAGAACTGCAAGAAAAGCCAGAAGGGCAATTCCAATAATTGCCTGCCACAAAACATGCCCCTGAATGAGTTCCATGGCAAATAGCAATCCATAAACAATTGCTCCTCCCAGGAGGGTTATCTGAATCCGGTTCATCCCATCACTCCTGTGAATATGATGTATATTGCAAGAATTCCTGTAATGACTGTTTGCAGGGCTACGGCATCAAATGGTGAGAGCATGGGAGTAAAAGCACAAACGAATGAGAGGGAGACAAGGAGAACCAGCATTGCGAGCAGCATCA comes from Methanospirillum hungatei and encodes:
- a CDS encoding nickel-dependent hydrogenase large subunit translates to MRKTVDVSIPLGPVHPIFKEPCRIKCETFGEQILAAEVELGYMKKGIERIMVGRPWQEVMFLAERVCGICSVIHNFVFIETMEKISGVMVPDRAAYLRVLANELDRMQSHLIANFSYCYTIEHETIGMYLLNIRETVMDMLEYLTGARVTCAYIIPGGVRFDPDSEDLTRIMNAMDDVERETRRYMNMFESGPLIGLRSKGIGVMTREQAELIHAVGPTARACGITTDCRSDHPTYQRLNFSPLVRTEGDNYARVMLRFQEILQSVDLIRSVIRTLPEGKIRGGGTIGRGETTHQGEAPRGELTYRVKSDTHGRIQEISIQTPSIMNIEACARYMIPGVTSVADVTAAYISSDPCIACTER
- a CDS encoding molybdopterin dinucleotide binding domain-containing protein, producing the protein MKIRINTGRTVVQGSHVDQKNSSEYYREASTIRLNPVDMMEMGVDDGERVMVTVSDGSVVLRAISDETIKRGTGFLPLGPYANYLVGGTTHSTGMPDFKEAEGEIEGTGDKIPSVGELMRKLGGVPYGR
- a CDS encoding formylmethanofuran dehydrogenase subunit B, which gives rise to MVDNIRHVVCPYCGCLCDDILIELTDRKISGVENACTLGAHKFLDDAGNRLKGPIMRKGDQWIDVSYEEAIDYAVQILSEADRPLLYGWSGCVTETQAIGAHLAELIGGVVDSTTSVCHGPSILAIQEVGHPGCTLGQVKNRADTIIYWGSNPIEAHPRHLSRYTNYADAYFFHNAFRERKVIVVDVRKTATAEIATEYVQLEQGGDYHVLSALRTIIRGRADIIPDMVAGVPKSQLIRVADICKQAKFGALFFGVGVTMTGGKYKNIRNAIEFVDELNRHTKWTISPMRGHSNVYGSNEVFTWISGYPFAVDYSRGIAFYNPGETTAVDILARGEADAALIMASDPGAHFPRVCSEHLAKIPTILFDPYPSATTHLCTLQIPSAVNGIDAEGTAYRMDGIPIRTRKFLDNGYPTDTSLLEQIYSRIKELKGNA
- a CDS encoding 4Fe-4S dicluster domain-containing protein — encoded protein: MRSILSYIQHMARPEWIKTFFLAKTAPLTTPPHFREFPHLTGRECTHCFQCMMVCPAPGAIEIVRTEKPGEWKPVIHLGHCIRCGLCVEICPELVLDAGRVHTKNAQDGTYMQFQFHITVNPVTCMGCGSCTVACPVNKEIDPQLAAKGTSTSDEVIMRVYKGINTVFHEDKCTGCKTCEEQCPTRSILVARVLEPLQIEEES
- a CDS encoding NADH-quinone oxidoreductase subunit B family protein; protein product: MTLLQSVKNAVRQRSIHVCYVDTGSCNGCDIEVLACLSPRYDLEQYGIYVHNNPREADVLLVIGGVTPQWEDKLKMVWDKIPEPKVAVSIGNCPISGCVFSRPQTLTKAPAKSYIPIAAEVPGCPPRPTEIIQAILSVAPLIFKDWEIRR